Genomic window (Stenotrophomonas maltophilia):
TGGATGAAGGGCACATAGCGCTGGTCCGGGCCGCCGGTACTGCGGCCGACGGCGCTGACCACGCCGGCGGTGACCGAATGGTCGAGGCCGAACGGCGAGCCGATCGCGACAACCCACTGGCCCGGCTTGAGGGTGTTCGAATCGCCCACGCGCACGGTCGGCAGGTTCCTGCCGTCGATCTTCAGCAGGGCCACGTCGTACTGCTGGTCGCTGCCGACCACCTTGGCGGTGAACTCGCGGCTGTCGCCCAGCTTCACCTTCACTTCGCTGGCGTCGGCCACCACGTGGTAGTTGGTCAGCACGTAGCCATCGGGCGAGATGATGAAGCCCGAGCCCATGCCACGGCCCTTGATGCTGGGACCGCCATCCTGCCCACCCGGACCCTGCCCCGGCATCGGGAAATCCGGGCCGAAGAAGCGGCGGAAGAACTCCGGCATGTCATCGTCGCCGCCCATCGGGCCCCGCGAGGCCTGGCGGTTGTTGCGGACGATGGTGGTGTCGACGTTGACCACGCCCGGCCCGACCTGTTCGACCAGATTGGTGAAGTCGGGCAGCCCACTGACCAGCGGCTGGGCCGGCGCCCGTGGCGCAGCGGCCGGCGCGGCCTGGGTCTGGGCGGCCGGGGCCGGGGCCGGGGCCTGCGCGCAGGCCATCAACGGCAGGGTCAGGGCCAGCAGGCCCATGGCCTGCGTGCGGAGTCGGGGAGTCATCGGACGGCAACCTCCGGATCGGATGGAAAGAGAAATACGGGCCCCGCCGAAGGCGGGGCGTGAAAGCGCCCGGCTCAGTCGCGCGGGCGCGGCGGCACCGGCAGGTCATCCTGCAGGCGCGGCTCGAACGGGTAGAACGCGGCGCCCCCGGCATGGGCCGGGAAGCTGGCATTGAGCGCGCTGCCGGCAGCGGGCGTCAGGCTGGAGCGCGGCCACGGTCGCGCCTGCAGGCCACCGACCTCACCGAACGGCAGGTTGCGGCTGGCATTGGCCGGCACGATCGGGGTCAACGGCGCCTGCGCGGAGGCCACGGCCCGCTGCGGCACACCGTCACGCTGGGCGGCGCGCGCGGCCTGCTGGCTGCGCGTCGCGCTGGCACGGCGGGTGTCCTGGCGGCGGCCTGCAGCGGCCATTGCCACCGCTGGCGCCGCTGCCACAGCCATTGCCGCGGTATCCACCGACGCTTCGGTGACGGGCGCCGGGGTGGCCGGTGCCGGCGCCAGTTCGGCCTGGCTGGCGATCACCTGCGGTGCCAACGGCTCGCCTGGCGTGGCTTCCTGCAGCTTCTCGCCGCCCATGAACAAGGCCACCGCCGCCACCGAAGCGGCCAGTGCGGCACCACCGCCCCACGCTCGCCAGCCCGTACGGCGCACCTTGCGGCGCGGCTCGGCCTGTGGCGCGGGTTCGGCCGCGATGGCGGCAGCCACGGCAGCACTGAATCCGGCCGGCGCCAGCGCCGACGCTTGTCCGCGCATCACGTCGCCCAGCAGCTGCCAGCGTTCCTGGCAGCCGGCCAGCTCGGGGTCGTGCTCCATCCGGCGCAGCAGGAAGCGTGCTTCATCGGCGCCCAGCTCGCCATCGACCAGGGCCGACAGCTGCTCGCGATGGCGCTGGTCCAGGCGCTGCCCGGCGGGCGATTGGTGGTTCTGCGATTCGTTGAACGGATTACTGGTCATACGCGGCTCTTCTCACGGGTGGCGCTGCCGATGTCCAACAGCGGCCGGAGTTCGGTGTCGATCGCCTCGCGCGCCCGGAAGATCCGTGAGCGCACGGTGCCGATCGGGCACCCCATTTTCTGCGCGATATCCTCGTAACTCAGGCCTTCCACCTCGCGCAGGGTGATCGCCAACCGGAGCTCTTCCGGCAGCGCGTTGACGGCCTTCATCACCGTCTGTTCCAGTTCCTGGCGCATCAACTCGCGTTCGGGCGTGTCGGTGTCGCGCAGGCGCGTCCCGCTGTCGAACTGTTCGGCATCACCGATGTCGATGTCATCGGTCGGCGGTCGGCGATTGTGTGAAGCCAGGTAGTTTTTGGCGGTATTCACGGCGATTCGATGCAACCAGGTTGAGAACTGGGCATCGCCACGGAAACTTCCGATCGCGCGGTAGGCACGGATGAAAGTGTCCTGGGCGACGTCCTGACATTCGCTCCAGTCGGCGATGTAGCGACCGACCAGGGCCACCACGCGATGCTGGTACTTGCGCACCAGGACATCGAACGCGGCGCTCTCGCCGTGCTGCACGCGCCGGACCAGTTCCAGATCCAGCTCCTGAGGTGTATCAACATCGGCCATGAGGGGCCGCACTCCTGTCAGCCCAACCGACGTCGGGCAATGAGACTGCCAATCCCGGGAAAAGTTCAGTCGCCGATCACCTGGCGCCGCACCAGCTTTTAACCACCGTTCCGTTAGCGTTCCGGTCCACGGCCATGGATCCGGGGTCGCCACTCCCCTGCTATTGGGATTTGACGCGGGGGAAACAACCTCTGGATCATAGCCGCTTCTCCATACACAACCGGATGGAACGTCCATGCTCTCAGGCTTCGATGGTCTCCGCTTCAGCCACTGGCACCCCGAGATCCGCGACGACGGCGTGGTGGTTCTCTCCCTGGATCGTCAGGACAGCAGCGTCAACGCCATGTCGCAGGACGTACTGCTGGAACTGGGCGACCTGCTTGAGCGCATCGCGCTGGACCCGCCCAAGGGCGTGGTAATCCAGTCGCTGAAGAAGGCCGGCTTCATTGCCGGTGCGGACCTGAAGGAGTTCCAGGAGTTCGACCGCCGCGGCACCGTCAACGACGCCATCCGTCGCGGCCAGGCCACTTACCAGAAGCTGGCCGAGCTGCCCTGCCCGACCGTGGCAGCCATCCACGGCCACTGCCTGGGCGGCGGTACCGAGCTGGCGCTGGCCTGCCGCTACCGCGTGGCCTCCAATGACAGCAGCACCCGCATCGGCCTGCCGGAGACCCAGCTGGGCATCTTCCCGGGCTGGGGTGGCAGCGCGCGCCTGCCGCAGCTGGTCGGCGCACCGGCTGCGATGGACATGATGCTGACCGGCCGCACCCTGTCGGCCTCGGCCGCGCGTGGCATCGGCCTGGTCGACAAGGTGGTGGCACCGGCGGTGGTGCTCGATACCGCGGTGGCGCTGGCCTTGTCCGGCACCACCCGCCCGTTCAAGCAGCGCGCGACGGCCTGGGCCACCAACACCTGGCTGGCCCGCACGCTGCTGGCACCGCAGATGGTCAAGCAGGTCGCGCGCAAGGCCAAGAAGGACCAGTACCCGGCGCCCTACGCGCTGATCAGCACCTGGCAGCGCAGCGGCGGCAAGCCGATCCAGGCGCGCCTGGATGCCGAACGTCGCGCGGTGGTGAAGCTGGCCAGTACACCGACCGCACGCAACCTGATCCGCATCTTCTTCCTGACCGAGCGCCTGAAGGGCCTCGGCGGGGGTGATTCCGGCATCCGCCACGTCCACGTGGTCGGCGCCGGCGTGATGGGCGGCGATATCGCCGCGTGGGCCGCCTACAAGGGCTTCGAGGTGACCCTGCAGGACCGCGAGCAGCGCTTCATCGACCCGGCAATGGAACGCGCACAGGCGCTGTTCGCCAAGAAGGTGCGCGACGAGAGCAAGCGCCCCGCCGTGGCCGCGCGCCTGCGTGCCGATCTGGAAGGCAACGGCGTGGCCGAGGCCGACCTGGTGATCGAGGCGATCATCGAGAACCCCGAGGCCAAGCGTGCGCTGTACCAGACGCTCGAACCAAAGATGAAGCAGGACGCGCTGCTGACCACCAACACCTCGTCGATTCCGCTGGTGGAACTGCGCGACCATATCCAGCGCCCGGCGCAGTTCGCTGGCCTGCACTATTTCAACCCGGTTGCGCAGATGCCGCTGGTGGAGATCATCCATCACGACGGCATGGCGCCGGAGACCGAGCGTCGCCTGGCCGCGTTCTGCAAGGCGCTGGGCAAGTTCCCCGTGCCGGTGGCCGGTAGCCCGGGCTTCCTGGTCAACCGCGTGCTGTTCCCGTACATGCTGGAAGCCGCCACCGCATATGCCGAGGGCATTCCGGGCGCGGTGATCGACAAGGCCGCAGTGAAATTCGGCATGCCGATGGGCCCGATCGAACTGATCGACACCGTGGGCCTGGACGTGGCCGCAGGCGTCGGCCGCGAACTGGCGCCGTTCCTGGGCCTGCAGATTCCGGCCGCGCTGCAGACGGTGGAACCGGACAAGCGCGGCAAGAAGGACGGCCAGGGCATCTACACCTGGGAAAACGGCAAGCCGAAGAAGCCGGACGTGGCCAGCGATTACCAGGCCCCGGCCGATCTGGAGGACCGCCTGATCCTGCCGCTGTTGAACGAGGCAGTGGCCTGCCTGCACGAAGGCGTGGTGGCCGACGCGGACCTGCTGGATGCCGGCGTGATCTTCGGCACCGGTTTCGCACCGTTCCGCGGCGGTCCGATCCAGCACATCCGTGCGGTGGGTGCCGACGCGATCGTCGAGCAGCTGAAGGCACTGCAGCAGCGCCACGGCGACCGTTTCGCCCCGCGCCCCGGCTGGGACAACCCCGCCCTGCGCGAACCGGTGGTGTGAGTTGATCGGCCGGGCCTGCGGCCCGGCACCCGCAGAGGCAACGTCAAGTTCCACAGCAGAAGCCAGAGCCAAAGCGGCTCTGGCTTTTCTGTTTGTTGGGCGGGGCGGTGTCGGGTTGCGGGGACGCCGTAAACCCGTCCTTGGGGGCTTGGCCGCGGCATCCATGCCGCGGACACCCCGCAACCCGACACCGCCCCACCCCTGACAGTTTTCCGATGACGGTGAGCGAACAGCAAACCCGGTAGGTGTCGACCTTGGTCGACACCTGAGCGAAGCGACCGGCGTTTGATTTTGATTTTGCTTTTCTTTT
Coding sequences:
- a CDS encoding 3-hydroxyacyl-CoA dehydrogenase NAD-binding domain-containing protein codes for the protein MLSGFDGLRFSHWHPEIRDDGVVVLSLDRQDSSVNAMSQDVLLELGDLLERIALDPPKGVVIQSLKKAGFIAGADLKEFQEFDRRGTVNDAIRRGQATYQKLAELPCPTVAAIHGHCLGGGTELALACRYRVASNDSSTRIGLPETQLGIFPGWGGSARLPQLVGAPAAMDMMLTGRTLSASAARGIGLVDKVVAPAVVLDTAVALALSGTTRPFKQRATAWATNTWLARTLLAPQMVKQVARKAKKDQYPAPYALISTWQRSGGKPIQARLDAERRAVVKLASTPTARNLIRIFFLTERLKGLGGGDSGIRHVHVVGAGVMGGDIAAWAAYKGFEVTLQDREQRFIDPAMERAQALFAKKVRDESKRPAVAARLRADLEGNGVAEADLVIEAIIENPEAKRALYQTLEPKMKQDALLTTNTSSIPLVELRDHIQRPAQFAGLHYFNPVAQMPLVEIIHHDGMAPETERRLAAFCKALGKFPVPVAGSPGFLVNRVLFPYMLEAATAYAEGIPGAVIDKAAVKFGMPMGPIELIDTVGLDVAAGVGRELAPFLGLQIPAALQTVEPDKRGKKDGQGIYTWENGKPKKPDVASDYQAPADLEDRLILPLLNEAVACLHEGVVADADLLDAGVIFGTGFAPFRGGPIQHIRAVGADAIVEQLKALQQRHGDRFAPRPGWDNPALREPVV
- the rpoE gene encoding RNA polymerase sigma factor RpoE — its product is MADVDTPQELDLELVRRVQHGESAAFDVLVRKYQHRVVALVGRYIADWSECQDVAQDTFIRAYRAIGSFRGDAQFSTWLHRIAVNTAKNYLASHNRRPPTDDIDIGDAEQFDSGTRLRDTDTPERELMRQELEQTVMKAVNALPEELRLAITLREVEGLSYEDIAQKMGCPIGTVRSRIFRAREAIDTELRPLLDIGSATREKSRV
- a CDS encoding sigma-E factor negative regulatory protein; this translates as MTSNPFNESQNHQSPAGQRLDQRHREQLSALVDGELGADEARFLLRRMEHDPELAGCQERWQLLGDVMRGQASALAPAGFSAAVAAAIAAEPAPQAEPRRKVRRTGWRAWGGGAALAASVAAVALFMGGEKLQEATPGEPLAPQVIASQAELAPAPATPAPVTEASVDTAAMAVAAAPAVAMAAAGRRQDTRRASATRSQQAARAAQRDGVPQRAVASAQAPLTPIVPANASRNLPFGEVGGLQARPWPRSSLTPAAGSALNASFPAHAGGAAFYPFEPRLQDDLPVPPRPRD